TTGCAGTGCAGCAATTTTCGGCATGGTGAATGCGAAACCGCCGATATCGCCGTTCTCAGCGCTATTCCCGGTCGATCGGCCAGTGTTTGAAGACATCCAGCGCCTCGCAGGCACGCGCCTGCTCGGCCAGGGCCGGCCAGCGCTCCGGGAGAGCGTGTTCGGCGAGCGCGAAGCGGCAATAGCCCCAGGCGATCGCCGCGGCGATGTCGCTCGGTAGCAATTCGGGGCCAGCCGTCAGCTCGCCCCGTCCTGCGGCGGCGTCGAGCAGATCGAAGGCAGTGTGAAGCTGCGCGAGGATGCGCTCCTGCCAGGGCGCATGGCGCTGGGCTTCCGGCCGCCGGCGCTCGTATCCGATCGCGACCGCCTTGTCGGCAGCGACGATGCCGATGCCGGTCAGCGACAGGTCCCGTATCCGGGCGCTCGCCTCGACCGGGCGCAGCGAGCGGCCGGCGACATCCTCGAAATGCTGGATGATCAGCAGGGATTCGCTGATCACCGTGCCATCGTCGGTCACGAGGCTCGGCGCCTTGATCAGCGGGTTGATCGCCCGGAATTCGTCCATGTGCCGGAAGACGGAGACGGAGCGGTGCTCGAATTCCAGCCCCAGCAAGGTCCCTGTGACCGCAGCCCGGCGGACATAGGGGCTATCGAGCATTCCCACGAGCAGCATCGGTGGTCTCCATCCGGCCAGACCACAGAGTGCCGGGGCGGCCGCGCAAAGCCACGCGAAATCGGGTGATGAGCCCGATCACGCCAGCTGATGATCTTCTTGCGCTTCCTCCACTTCGGCCTCGAAGCCTGGCTTGAACCCCAGCGTGACGCCGCGCTCGCGTGCGGCAGCCTGGCAGGGGTCCCAATAGGGCGCGCCGCCGAAGCGCTCGACCAACAGGTCGATCAGCACGCGGACCTTGCCCGGCACATAGGCCCCCGGCGGCCTGACGACGAAGAGGCCGTGTTCCTGCAGCGGGAACTCCCAGAGCAGCGGCTCGAGCGCGCCGTCGCGAATGGCATCGCTGGCGATGAAGGTCGGCAACAGCACGATGCCAAGCCCCGCTTTGGCCCAGTCCAGCAGGGTCTCGCCGCTGTCGGAGCGCAGGCGTCCGGCGGGACGTATAGACACGCGGCGCCGGCCGACCCTGAAGGTCCATTCGGGATTGCTGGTGCCGGTGTAGAGCAGGCAGTCATGGCCCGCGAGATCTGCCGGCATGGCGGGCCGCCCCCGCGCCGAGAGATAGGCCGGGCTCGCCAGGATGACGCCATGGATCGGCGCGATCCTGCGGGCGATCAGGCTCGAATCCTTGAGCGTGCCGATGCGGATGGCTGCGTCGAAGCGCTCGCCGATCAGGTCGACATAGCGATCGCTGGCCTCGACATCGAGTTCGAGGCCGGGATGGCGTCTGGCGAGTTCGCCGAGGATCGGCGCGACATGCCGGTTGCCGAAGGTCAGCGGCATCGACAGGCGCAGCCGCCCGACGACCCCGCCCGCCTGCTGCGCCACCGCATCGCGGGCCTCGGCCAGATCGGCCAGGATGCGCTCGCCGCGCGCCTTGAATTCGAGGCCGGCCTCGGTGGCGGCGATGCCGCGCGTGGTGCGGCTGAGCAGGCGCGTGCCGAGTTCGGCCTCCAGCCGCGCGACGCGGCGGCTGATGATCGACTTGGACAGGCCGAGCCGATGACCGGCGCGCCCGAAGCCGCCGCTCTCGACCACGGCGACGAAGCTGCGGATGTCGTCCAGCTCGGACATGGTGGTGTTCCCGTTGGTGCAACAGCTTGGTGCTTGGGCTGCGCATTCCGTTGCTGGACCTGCGCCGCTACATCAGCGGCATCGAACCCGTTCCCGGTTTCAGGATCAAGCACCATGTCCCATCTTCTCGTCATCAACAGCAGCGCCGCCGGTGCGGCTTCGGTCTCGAAGCAGCTCATCGACGAGACGGTCGCCCGTCTGCGTGCTGCCGATCCCGCGCTGGTCGTGGTGGAGCGCGATCTCGGCGCCGACCCCGTGCCGCATCTGACCCCGGATTCCACCGCCGCGATCCGTGGCGCCGAGCCCGCCAATGACGCGCAGCGCGCCGCGAAGGCCCTGTCGGACTCGCTGGTCGCCGAGCTGAAGGCGGCCGACACCCTCATCATCGGCGCGCCGATGTATAATTTCGGCATCCCCTCGACGCTGAAGTCGTGGTTCGACCATGTGCTGCGGGCCGGCGTGACCTTCAAATATGGCGAGAAGGGCCCGGTCGGCCTGCTCGAGGGCAAGCGCGCCATCGTCGTCGAGAGCCGCGGCGGCATCTACAGCTCCGGCCCGACCCAGGCGCTGGATTCGCAAGAGCCGCATCTGCGCACGATGCTGGGCTTCATCGGCATCAGCGACGTCACCTTCGTGCGTGCCGAGAAGCTGGGCTACGGCCCCGAGGCCCGCGAGCAGGCGATCAACGACGCCAAGGCGGAGCTGGCCCGCGTCGCCTGACGTGCCCTGCGCACGCTCGACCCAACGAAAAAGGGCTCTCCGGTAAACCGGGGAGCCCAAGTCGTATCAGGGGTCTCGAACGGGGGAGGCGACTATCGAGCGGTCGAGCCGGGGTTCCTGGCCCCGGAAGACCGGCTCAGTAGTAGCCGCAGACGCGGCGGTAGCCGACGACCTCGCCATAGCGGTTGATGCGCTCGACCATGTCGCACTGGCGCACCGGGGCGTAGCCGTAAGCGCTGTAGCCATAGGCCGGGCGGGTGGCAGCGGCGACGAGGGCGCCGGCGGCGAGCGCTCCCACGATGCCGGCCCCGATGGCGGGGCCACGGCCATAGCCCCAGTAGCGCGGGCGGGCTTCGGCGGAGGTGGCGGCGAGGGTGGTGGCCAGGGTCAGAGCGGCGAGGGTGCCGGTGGCGATCGTCTTGAAGCGGGTCATCGTCAGGATCTCCCTGAGGCGTCGGGAGCGAACCATTCGCCCTCCATGACCGTTGGTCGCGGCCCACGGCGGGGAGGTTCAAGGCGAGGTCTGTTTTTTTTCGGCTGGTCGCGACGGGCTCTCTCAGCCGGTGGTGACGCGGCGCCAGAAGCTCGACGAGAAGCCCGGATCGAGATGGGCGGCGAAGTCGCGCCAGTGGGGGAATGAAGCCTCGAAGGTCGCCGGCGACATGCGCGCGTCCTTGTAGGGGTTGACGCGGCCCCCGGCGGCCAGCGTCACGGCATCCAGCTCCGCCAGCAGTCGCTCGGTGCGCGCACCGCGATTGGGAAAGTCGAGCGTCAGCGTCGCGCCTGCGACGGGGAAGGACATCATTCCCGGAGAGGGCACGTCGCCGAAGAGCTTTAGCACGGTGAGGAAGGAGGCTTCGCCCGCCGCGAGCGTCCGTCGCAGCATCTCCTCGACCGCACCGCGGGCCTGGCCCATCGGGATCACGCATTGGAACTGGCGCAGGCCTCCCGGCCCATAGGCGCGGTTCCAATGGGCGACACGGTCGAGCGGATAGAAGAAGGGCCGGTAGGGAATGCGGCGCGGTTCGGCCGTCCGTGGCTGGGCGGCCCGGTAGAGCCAGTTGAAGGCACGCAGCGTCAGCCCGTTGATCAGCGGGAAGGGCGGCTGCACGGGAAAGGTCAGGCGGCGGGTGGGGCGGGGCTCGGGTTCCTCGGAAGCCGGCGCGTGATTGGCGCGGAAGAAGACGCCGCGGCCGAAATCGCGGCCGGACGCGAGCGAATCGATCCAGGCGACCGTGTAGTCGTGCGTGGCGTCGGCGGCGGCGGCGATGGCGAAGAAGTCGTCGAGGCCGCTGAAGCGGATCGCCTCCTGCTGCATCTGCGCCGAGGCGACTGGCATCAGCTGGAGTGTCACCTGCGTGACGAGGCCGGTGAGCCCCATGCCGCCGATGGTGGCGGAGAAAAGCTCCCGGTTGATGTCCGGTGCGCAGGTCAGGCGCCGGCCATCG
This portion of the Bosea sp. OAE506 genome encodes:
- a CDS encoding FMN-dependent NADH-azoreductase produces the protein MSHLLVINSSAAGAASVSKQLIDETVARLRAADPALVVVERDLGADPVPHLTPDSTAAIRGAEPANDAQRAAKALSDSLVAELKAADTLIIGAPMYNFGIPSTLKSWFDHVLRAGVTFKYGEKGPVGLLEGKRAIVVESRGGIYSSGPTQALDSQEPHLRTMLGFIGISDVTFVRAEKLGYGPEAREQAINDAKAELARVA
- a CDS encoding glutathione S-transferase family protein; translation: MLLVGMLDSPYVRRAAVTGTLLGLEFEHRSVSVFRHMDEFRAINPLIKAPSLVTDDGTVISESLLIIQHFEDVAGRSLRPVEASARIRDLSLTGIGIVAADKAVAIGYERRRPEAQRHAPWQERILAQLHTAFDLLDAAAGRGELTAGPELLPSDIAAAIAWGYCRFALAEHALPERWPALAEQARACEALDVFKHWPIDRE
- a CDS encoding FAD-binding oxidoreductase translates to MIPPRLAPGSWGGLRARDSLLLAPAAWIADPTPQDGPVLAYGNGRSYGDSCLNDGGRLILTRSLDRVLAFDRESGVVTCEAGVLLDDLMNLVVPAGWFPPVTPGTCFVTIGGALANDVHGKNHHRAGTFGRHVLAFELIRSDGRRLTCAPDINRELFSATIGGMGLTGLVTQVTLQLMPVASAQMQQEAIRFSGLDDFFAIAAAADATHDYTVAWIDSLASGRDFGRGVFFRANHAPASEEPEPRPTRRLTFPVQPPFPLINGLTLRAFNWLYRAAQPRTAEPRRIPYRPFFYPLDRVAHWNRAYGPGGLRQFQCVIPMGQARGAVEEMLRRTLAAGEASFLTVLKLFGDVPSPGMMSFPVAGATLTLDFPNRGARTERLLAELDAVTLAAGGRVNPYKDARMSPATFEASFPHWRDFAAHLDPGFSSSFWRRVTTG
- a CDS encoding LysR family transcriptional regulator, coding for MSELDDIRSFVAVVESGGFGRAGHRLGLSKSIISRRVARLEAELGTRLLSRTTRGIAATEAGLEFKARGERILADLAEARDAVAQQAGGVVGRLRLSMPLTFGNRHVAPILGELARRHPGLELDVEASDRYVDLIGERFDAAIRIGTLKDSSLIARRIAPIHGVILASPAYLSARGRPAMPADLAGHDCLLYTGTSNPEWTFRVGRRRVSIRPAGRLRSDSGETLLDWAKAGLGIVLLPTFIASDAIRDGALEPLLWEFPLQEHGLFVVRPPGAYVPGKVRVLIDLLVERFGGAPYWDPCQAAARERGVTLGFKPGFEAEVEEAQEDHQLA